In the Tindallia magadiensis genome, AACGGCTTTGAAATTTGGTGAAAAAGGCGGGAAAGTGGTTGTTTGTGACATATCAATGGATAGTTTATCGGAAGTAATGGAAGAACTTAAAACAAATCAGGTAGAAGCATTAGCCTTTGAAGTGGATGTTACAGATCGCGAAGCTGTAGAAAAAATGATGAATGATGTAAAAGATCAATGTGGATCGGTAGATGTTATTGTTAATAATGCTGGAATTACAGCGGATGGCCGATTGGTGAAAATGGAAGAAGAAGCCTTTGACAAGGTGATCGACGTTAATCTTAAAGGCGTTTTTAACTGTGGACAGGCAGCAGCAAGAATCATGGCAGAACAAGGCAGCGGTGTTATCCTAAATGCATCCTCTGTAGTAGGGATATATGGAAACTTTGGGCAAACAAATTATGCGGCAACAAAATGGGGAGTTATTGGAATGACAAAAACATGGGCGAAAGAACTTGGGAAACAGGGAATTCGTGTAAATGCCGTGGCGCCAGGGTTTATTCTTACTCCAATGGTTGAAAAAATGCCAGAAAACGTGCTAGATATGATGAAAGACAAATCTCCTATTAAGAAGCTGGGTAAACCGGAAGATATCGCCAATGCCTATGCCTTCCTAGCTTCCGAAGAAGCTGGATTTATTACAGGGACAGTATTGAGTGTGGATGGTGGCGTTGTTTTATAAGGATTAAGATCAACTGTTTGTTCTCGGCTAATGATATCAAAGAAGATAATCATTAGCCGTTTTTTAGTATATTGCATTATAAGGATTAAGAGAGTAAAATGATAATGTCGATTTGTTCTCTTGGTCATAGGAAGAATGAGAGGAGACTTGAAATGGAAAAAACAACCGATAAAGGCAAGTATCCGAATATTATACAAACATTCATAGAAATAGCACCCTATATGAAGCACTTGAGTGTCAATGATACCGCGATTGCAATTGCTGATAAAGAAAAGTATGTAAGTTTTTATCCGGGAAAAGAATTGGACTTCCCTGTCAAACCGGGAGATATGCTGAAACGTGAAACGGTGGTTTATCGATGTATCAAAAACAGAACTTCCCTCTCGGAAAGAATGGGCAGTGAATTGTTTGGGTTTCCTTATATTGCTATGGCGACGCCGTTGTACGAAGAAGGAGAAATTGTTGGTGGAGTCGTGTTTCTTCAATCTACGGAACATGAAGAACGGTTATTAGAGATGGCGGAAGCGATAAGTGAAGGAATTGGTAAGTTGAACACCTTCTCAGCAGGTGTTGTGCAGGAAGCAGAGGGACTTTCGAGTATAGGTGAAAATTTGGATAAAATGTCCTGCGAAGCCTTGAAATATGCCAGCGGCACTGAAGAGATCACCTCGGTGATTAAAAGAGTGTCCAGTCAGTCAAACTTATTGGGCTTAAATGCTTCAATCGAGGCAGCTCGGTCTGGTGTAGCAGGAAAAGGATTTGCTGTTGTGGCGGAGGAAATTAGAAAATTAGCCGTTTCCTCTAATGAATCGGTAGAAAATATAGAAAAAATGTTAAAAGATATCAAAGAAATCAACGAAAAAATGGCTATTGAAATTACTAATATTAAAAAATCAGCAGAAGAACAGGTAGGATCTAATCACAAAGTTAAGGAAGCGATTTATTCCTTAACGGAAATAATCGAAAAACTAAAATATGAAGCAGGACATCGATAGATACTTTAGCTGATGATATACGCTGCCTTCTGGATGGGATTAAAAGCTCACCGGAAGC is a window encoding:
- the fabG gene encoding 3-oxoacyl-ACP reductase FabG; translated protein: MNFNGKTVVVTGAARGIGKATALKFGEKGGKVVVCDISMDSLSEVMEELKTNQVEALAFEVDVTDREAVEKMMNDVKDQCGSVDVIVNNAGITADGRLVKMEEEAFDKVIDVNLKGVFNCGQAAARIMAEQGSGVILNASSVVGIYGNFGQTNYAATKWGVIGMTKTWAKELGKQGIRVNAVAPGFILTPMVEKMPENVLDMMKDKSPIKKLGKPEDIANAYAFLASEEAGFITGTVLSVDGGVVL
- a CDS encoding methyl-accepting chemotaxis protein, which translates into the protein MEKTTDKGKYPNIIQTFIEIAPYMKHLSVNDTAIAIADKEKYVSFYPGKELDFPVKPGDMLKRETVVYRCIKNRTSLSERMGSELFGFPYIAMATPLYEEGEIVGGVVFLQSTEHEERLLEMAEAISEGIGKLNTFSAGVVQEAEGLSSIGENLDKMSCEALKYASGTEEITSVIKRVSSQSNLLGLNASIEAARSGVAGKGFAVVAEEIRKLAVSSNESVENIEKMLKDIKEINEKMAIEITNIKKSAEEQVGSNHKVKEAIYSLTEIIEKLKYEAGHR